A single Lactuca sativa cultivar Salinas chromosome 8, Lsat_Salinas_v11, whole genome shotgun sequence DNA region contains:
- the LOC111876755 gene encoding uncharacterized protein LOC111876755 has translation MITKQCNKFNGIYNRIAAQQQSGTNDFDLFKAAKEQYRVEMGHVFDFVKSWELLRADPKWNNAPTSSEVQSKRSRNSSSVNVSDARTNIDLNADDDEIPDDIQEISPPPRPPRRDNARRAARHAEEVETRAKDVAEMRAKFDDHNLLIKEKMS, from the coding sequence ATGATAACTAAGCAGTGCAACAAATTCAACGGTATTTACAACCGGATTGCGGCGCAACAACAAAGTGGAACCAACGACTTTGATTTGTTCAAAGCTGCTAAGGAACAATATCGGGTCGAAATGGGTCATGTTTTCGACTTTGTAAAATCATGGGAATTGTTGCGAGCGGATCCAAAGTGGAATAATGCGCCTACATCGTCGGAGGTTCAATCCAAAAGGTCTCGCAATTCTAGTTCGGTCAACGTGTCGGACGCACGGACTAACATCGACCTAAACGCCGATGACGATGAGATCCCGGATGATATCCAAGAGATATCCCCACCACCACGACCGCCCAGACGCGACAATGCGAGACGCGCTGCAAGACATGCGGAGGAGGTGGAGACGAGAGCAAAAGATGTGGCGGAAATGAGAGCGAAATTCGACGATCATAATttgttaataaaagaaaaaatgagTTGA
- the LOC111876921 gene encoding LOW QUALITY PROTEIN: basic leucine zipper 19 (The sequence of the model RefSeq protein was modified relative to this genomic sequence to represent the inferred CDS: substituted 1 base at 1 genomic stop codon) — translation MDDGELDFSNHEIFVGDIPSSGSMNSFFDEIFNDTHTCTHKHTCNPPGPDYHVHTKILLTTSDDDKTPIEDTAESSDKKGKNRPSGNREAVRKYREKKAACAASLEDEVVRLTALNQQLMRRVXSQVGLEAEVARQKSLLVDIRGRIDGEIRSFPYQKRHHPVGNQNW, via the coding sequence ATGGATGACGGAGAACTCGATTTCTCCAACCACGAGATATTTGTGGGTGATATCCCGAGCAGTGGTTCCATGAACAGCTTCTTCGATGAAATCTTCAACGACACACACACGTGTACTCATAAGCACACATGTAACCCTCCAGGACCTGATTACCATGTCCACACCAAAATCCTACTTACTACGAGCGATGACGACAAAACCCCTATAGAAGACACCGCTGAATCCTCCGACAAAAAAGGTAAGAATCGTCCATCAGGAAACCGGGAAGCTGTGAGAAAGTATCGTGAAAAGAAGGCGGCGTGTGCTGCTTCATTAGAAGACGAAGTAGTTAGATTGACAGCATTGAATCAACAATTGATGAGAAGAGTTTAGAGTCAAGTAGGATTAGAAGCAGAAGTAGCGAGGCAAAAAAGTTTGCTTGTGGACATTAGAGGGAGAATCGATGGAGAAATCAGATCTTTTCCTTATCAAAAACGCCACCATCCGGTGGGTAATCAGAATTGGTAA
- the LOC111876178 gene encoding phytolongin Phyl2.1, translated as MSWNPNLIFYACIAKDTTILAEFNSKDADLGDLAKKCLEKTPPFHSIFSHTVHGETYMFFILDPFVYFGIFDESLEKPECLLFLKSVKNAFTSMIDNRNSGTMKQRLYSPNWHCFQGEFSPVFQQLLASNLEFDATSSPADSKDDHRESLNSVRRKNKGSTDSSSMKKRFFGDVDKDVAEEGKLDLDNDDGSVSSGSRMQRTRYIWKKQESMVVKNQSINSRTWKMGFEEEPKLLLFSQRFSRLELEGGFTPPPDTYTGAGATIPFQWEEAPGKPRCTTTSDPAPQGVRCLNLPPRLLMNTKEESIQTESPTSVLDEPYSGMSSPGRSKWKMMMGLRKMMMCKRTSSHQLRSWSLDSFTYISSRDGDSSSSLNDVFSDSLDSNVKNNKVSTTRGIIFFNKTAFSILENMNQSINQVVPWRR; from the exons ATGAGTTGGAACCCTAATTTAATCTTCTACGCTTGCATTGCAAAAGACACTACAATCCTAGCTGAATTCAATTCAAAAGATGCAGATCTTGGCGATTTAGCTAAGAAGTGCCTAGAGAAGACGCCGCCCTTCCATTCCATCTTCTCCCATACTGTTCATGGTGAAACATACATGTTTTTCATCCTTGATCCTTTCGTATATTTTGGAATATTTGATGAATCGCTCGAGAAACCTGAGTGCTTGTTGTTTCTCAAGAGCGTAAAAAACGCGTTTACCAGTATGATAGATAATCGCAATTCTGGCACGATGAAGCAGCGGTTGTATTCCCCAAATTGGCATTGTTTCCAAGGAGAATTTAGTCCGGTGTTTCAGCAGCTTCTGGCTTCAAATTTGGAATTCGATGCGACGTCATCGCCGGCGGATTCGAAAGACGATCACAGAGAGAGTTTAAATTCCGTGAGAAGGAAGAACAAAGGGTCTACGGATTCTTCCTCGATGAAGAAAAGGTTTTTTGGAGATGTTGACAAAGACGTAGCAGAAGAAGGCAAATTGGATTTGGATAATGACGATGGGTCTGTTTCAAGTGGGAGTAGGATGCAAAGGACGAGGTACATCTGGAAGAAACAAGAATCGATGGTG GTGaagaatcaatcaatcaacagtAGGACTTGGAAGATGGGGTTTGAAGAGGAACCAAAACTATTACTCTTTTCACAGCGTTTCAGTAGACTGGAGCTGGAGGGTGGCTTTACTCCGCCACCAGACACCTACACCGGAGCTGGAGCCACCATCCCGTTTCAATGGGAGGAGGCACccggaaaaccaagatgcaccactACCAGTGATCCGGCACCACAAGGTGTGAGGTGTTTGAATCTCCCTCCGAGACTGTTGATGAATACCAAAGAAGAGAGTATACAGACAGAGTCACCAACAAGTGTGCTGGATGAACCTTATTCCGGCATGTCTTCACCTGGTAGAAGCAAGTGGAAGATGATGATGGGATTGAGGAAGATGATGATGTGTAAGAGGACATCATCGCATCAGCTCCGTTCATGGAGTTTGGATAGTTTCACGTATATCAGCAGCAGAGATGGTGATTCCTCTTCATCATTAAATGACGTCTTTTCAGATTCTCTTGATTCCAACGTTAAAAACAACAAAGTTTCAACGACACGTGGCATCATCTTCTTCAACAAAACCGCTTTTAGCATCTTG GAAAACATGAATCAAAGCATTAATCAAGTCGTCCCATGGAGACGATAG